From Calditrichota bacterium, one genomic window encodes:
- a CDS encoding acyltransferase domain-containing protein — MPDHINMELDIAVVGLAGRFPGAKNIDEFWQLLKSGKEGVTHFSEEELIEAGISEEVLKDPNYIKTRGIIENADLFDAYFFDMSPHEAEIMDPQQRVFLETCWQALENSGYNPDKYPGLIGLFAGVSMNTYLFSILNSKKGQLGPAEGYQLAIGNDKDFLTTRASYKMNLRGPSVDIQTACSTSLVAIHMACQNLQNFSCDMALAGGVSITIPQKQGYLYQEGMILSKNGECRAFDADSSGTISGSGAGIVVLKRVEDAINDGDTIHALIKGSAYNNDGSMRVGYTAPSVDGQADVIATAQAIAGVDPQDISYIEAHGTGTELGDPIEITALNQVFSAAETDKKQYCGIGSVKTNIGHLDAAAGVAGFIKTVLSLKNKQIPASLHFEKPNPKIDFANSPFYVNNKLKEWQSNGFPLTAGISSFGIGGTNAHVVLQEMPKSEKSTADDAPQLLLFSAKTRDALKENCQQIGNFLTSAPDTNLADVAYTLDEGRKHFNLRRYFVAENKNDAIEVLQENNLKRIFETVHKKDPAEPQVTFMFSGQGSQYAQMAKEIYDTKALFKECVDHCAEILKPVISKDIRDIIFTADKDSSEINETQFTQPALFIIEYALAKLWIELGIAPAAMVGHSIGEYVAACLAGVFSLEDALKIVAERGRLMQSMPVGAMLSVSLDEHDLKPHMTNELSIAALNSKGSSVVSGTFESIEKLELVLKEKSIESRKLHTSHAFHSKMMEPILDNFKQFVAGFDLNTPEIPYVSNVSGGWITADEATDPAYYAKHLRSTVRFADNISTLFENEESIFLEVGPGKTLVSLATRHPENSLNRIILSSLRHPQDEQSDRSFLLNTMGRLWLAGVQFNNEKRFENKQIKRIPLPTYSFDRKQFWYGETGQIVQTTDDENKRQNTNQWLYTPSWKQADFTFKQNLETDKTWLVFSSDDLISAEIEKKLAANKINAVFVKTGSKFSVINENHFELNPSSWEDYKSLFTNLQQESKIPDKILHLWSCSEKESSDILTLHETGFFSLTNLAAAIEQIVPQKEIQLFVLTNGLQEISGDEQLKADNAPILGPCRVIPQELSNITSKSIDLSGNYQKQSDLYAEFILQESTRPVDEYSIAYRGTHRWLGYYDEVKPTTTDELLLKQNGTYLITGGLGRIGLTFAKYLANNYNANLILVNRSTVPEQNEWKNYYQNNEKDLVWYRIDQLLEIEKTAQSVKIFSIDAANENEMKKVIDFAKSKLNGVIHAAGTLGESMVGLVSQVSRDDLATQLHSKLEATKVLDKVLSGKNLDFVILQSSLSTVLGGLGFTAYSAANHFLDVFCQAKQSDGQNWLCVNWDGWRFEGKDGTKVSTNVTDYSIYPDEGVEVLTKILGGIISRRVIVSTGNLETRINKWLIGSGPVAEDDETFDPSQAKHDRPNLPTPFVEPETDLQKEICSTWQRLLGIAEIGINDDFFDLGGNSLLGTQLIAQLRQKFQVELPIRVLFEDPTISGVAKVIGEQKEDIAPQEDLLADMLNKVESMSEEQIKEMLKKKN; from the coding sequence ATGCCCGATCATATAAACATGGAACTGGATATTGCGGTTGTAGGTCTTGCCGGACGATTTCCCGGAGCTAAAAACATTGATGAGTTTTGGCAACTACTAAAATCGGGAAAAGAAGGTGTTACACATTTCTCAGAAGAGGAGTTGATAGAAGCGGGTATTTCTGAAGAAGTATTAAAAGATCCAAATTATATTAAAACACGTGGTATCATTGAAAATGCTGATTTATTTGATGCATATTTTTTCGATATGTCCCCGCATGAGGCCGAAATAATGGATCCGCAGCAACGTGTTTTTTTAGAAACATGTTGGCAAGCCTTGGAAAACTCCGGATATAATCCGGATAAATATCCTGGTCTGATTGGGCTATTTGCCGGCGTTAGTATGAACACTTACCTGTTTTCCATTCTCAATTCAAAGAAAGGTCAATTAGGTCCTGCTGAAGGTTATCAACTTGCAATTGGTAATGATAAAGATTTTCTCACAACTAGAGCATCTTATAAAATGAACTTGCGCGGCCCAAGTGTAGACATTCAAACAGCTTGTTCTACTTCGCTTGTTGCAATCCATATGGCATGCCAAAACCTGCAAAATTTTAGTTGCGATATGGCACTTGCAGGAGGTGTTTCAATAACTATTCCGCAGAAACAGGGTTATTTATACCAGGAAGGAATGATTCTTTCAAAAAATGGGGAATGCCGTGCTTTTGATGCCGATTCCAGTGGAACTATCTCTGGTAGTGGCGCAGGTATTGTTGTGTTAAAACGAGTGGAAGATGCTATAAATGACGGCGATACAATCCACGCACTTATTAAAGGTTCTGCCTACAACAATGATGGCTCGATGCGCGTTGGTTATACTGCCCCAAGTGTTGACGGACAGGCTGATGTAATCGCCACAGCACAAGCAATTGCCGGAGTTGATCCTCAGGATATTTCATATATTGAAGCACATGGTACGGGAACAGAATTGGGTGACCCGATTGAGATAACAGCACTTAATCAAGTTTTCTCAGCTGCAGAAACGGATAAAAAACAATATTGCGGGATCGGTTCTGTTAAGACAAATATTGGGCACTTGGATGCTGCTGCCGGGGTTGCAGGATTTATAAAAACGGTGTTATCGCTAAAAAACAAGCAAATCCCGGCAAGTTTGCATTTTGAAAAGCCAAATCCAAAAATTGATTTCGCAAACAGCCCTTTTTATGTAAACAATAAACTTAAGGAATGGCAATCCAACGGCTTTCCTTTAACAGCAGGCATCAGTTCATTTGGGATAGGCGGTACAAATGCCCATGTTGTTTTACAAGAAATGCCTAAAAGTGAAAAATCCACTGCAGACGATGCTCCTCAATTATTACTATTTTCTGCAAAAACAAGAGACGCTTTAAAAGAAAACTGTCAACAAATTGGAAATTTTCTTACCAGTGCCCCAGACACCAATCTTGCTGATGTTGCTTATACTTTGGATGAAGGCCGTAAGCATTTTAATTTGCGGCGATATTTTGTTGCTGAAAATAAAAATGATGCTATCGAAGTCCTTCAGGAAAACAATCTAAAACGTATTTTTGAAACGGTTCATAAAAAAGATCCGGCTGAACCGCAGGTTACTTTTATGTTTAGCGGCCAGGGTTCACAATATGCCCAAATGGCCAAAGAAATTTATGATACCAAAGCTTTATTTAAAGAATGCGTTGACCATTGTGCAGAAATTTTAAAACCTGTTATAAGCAAAGATATTCGTGATATTATTTTTACAGCGGACAAGGATTCTTCAGAAATAAATGAAACACAATTTACACAGCCGGCCCTTTTTATAATTGAATATGCTTTGGCAAAACTTTGGATTGAATTGGGTATAGCACCTGCAGCAATGGTTGGTCATTCAATTGGTGAATATGTAGCCGCATGTCTTGCCGGTGTTTTTTCTTTGGAAGATGCATTAAAAATTGTTGCCGAACGCGGCCGTCTTATGCAATCGATGCCGGTTGGTGCAATGTTGAGTGTTAGCCTGGACGAGCATGATTTAAAGCCCCATATGACAAATGAATTATCCATTGCCGCTTTAAACAGCAAAGGGTCGTCAGTTGTTTCGGGTACTTTTGAATCAATAGAAAAATTGGAGTTGGTCTTAAAAGAAAAATCAATTGAATCACGCAAATTGCACACATCACATGCTTTTCATTCAAAAATGATGGAACCAATTCTTGACAATTTTAAGCAATTTGTTGCAGGATTTGATCTAAACACCCCCGAGATTCCATATGTATCAAATGTTAGTGGCGGCTGGATTACGGCAGATGAAGCAACGGATCCGGCATATTATGCAAAGCATTTAAGAAGCACTGTTCGTTTTGCGGATAATATTTCAACACTTTTTGAAAATGAAGAAAGTATCTTTTTGGAAGTTGGGCCGGGTAAGACTTTGGTTTCACTTGCAACACGTCACCCGGAAAATAGTCTGAACAGAATAATTCTTTCTTCCTTAAGGCATCCACAAGATGAACAATCTGACCGCTCATTTTTATTAAACACAATGGGCCGTTTGTGGCTTGCAGGTGTTCAATTTAATAATGAAAAAAGGTTTGAAAATAAACAAATAAAGAGAATCCCGCTACCAACCTACTCTTTTGATAGAAAACAATTTTGGTATGGGGAAACCGGACAAATAGTTCAAACAACGGATGACGAGAATAAAAGACAGAATACAAATCAATGGCTTTATACCCCATCCTGGAAACAAGCAGATTTTACGTTTAAACAAAATCTTGAAACAGATAAAACATGGCTTGTTTTTTCATCAGATGATTTAATTTCAGCAGAGATTGAGAAGAAACTTGCGGCTAATAAAATTAACGCCGTATTTGTTAAAACCGGATCGAAATTCTCAGTAATTAACGAGAATCATTTTGAATTGAATCCTTCTTCATGGGAAGATTATAAATCTCTTTTTACTAACCTTCAACAAGAGAGCAAAATACCTGACAAGATTCTTCATTTGTGGAGTTGTTCTGAAAAAGAGAGTTCAGATATTTTAACCTTGCATGAAACAGGTTTTTTTAGTTTAACAAATCTGGCAGCAGCGATTGAACAAATCGTACCACAAAAAGAAATACAACTTTTTGTACTAACAAATGGATTGCAGGAAATAAGCGGTGACGAGCAACTAAAGGCAGACAATGCTCCTATTTTGGGTCCTTGTCGGGTAATTCCTCAGGAACTATCAAATATTACATCCAAATCAATAGATTTGTCTGGAAACTATCAAAAGCAGTCAGACTTATATGCGGAATTTATTTTACAGGAAAGTACACGCCCAGTTGATGAATATTCGATAGCTTACCGCGGAACACACCGCTGGCTTGGTTATTATGATGAAGTAAAGCCAACTACTACTGACGAGCTACTTTTAAAACAAAATGGAACGTATTTAATTACCGGTGGGCTTGGACGGATTGGACTGACTTTTGCGAAATATCTGGCAAATAATTATAACGCCAATTTGATCCTTGTAAACCGTTCAACCGTGCCTGAGCAAAATGAGTGGAAAAATTACTATCAAAACAATGAAAAAGATCTTGTCTGGTATAGGATTGATCAGCTTTTAGAAATTGAAAAAACTGCTCAATCCGTAAAAATATTTTCAATTGATGCAGCCAATGAAAATGAGATGAAAAAGGTAATAGATTTTGCTAAATCAAAACTGAATGGTGTGATCCATGCTGCAGGTACTTTGGGTGAAAGTATGGTTGGACTTGTTTCCCAGGTTAGCCGTGACGATTTGGCCACTCAGCTGCATTCCAAGCTTGAAGCAACTAAAGTTTTGGACAAAGTCCTTTCTGGCAAAAATCTGGATTTTGTCATATTACAATCTTCGCTTTCAACAGTTTTGGGTGGATTGGGATTTACGGCATATTCTGCGGCAAACCATTTTCTTGATGTATTTTGCCAGGCAAAACAGAGTGATGGTCAAAACTGGTTATGTGTAAACTGGGACGGTTGGCGTTTTGAAGGTAAAGATGGTACGAAAGTCAGTACAAATGTAACAGATTATTCCATTTATCCGGATGAAGGTGTTGAGGTGTTAACAAAAATCCTTGGTGGAATTATAAGCCGTCGTGTTATTGTTTCCACCGGAAACCTGGAAACGCGCATAAATAAATGGCTAATTGGAAGCGGGCCGGTCGCAGAAGATGATGAAACTTTTGACCCATCTCAAGCAAAACACGACAGACCCAATTTACCTACTCCATTTGTTGAACCTGAAACAGATCTTCAAAAAGAGATATGCAGTACCTGGCAAAGGTTGCTTGGAATTGCTGAAATTGGAATAAACGATGACTTCTTTGATCTTGGCGGGAACTCTCTTTTAGGCACACAGCTAATAGCCCAACTCCGACAAAAATTTCAGGTAGAGTTACCCATAAGGGTTTTATTTGAAGACCCAACAATCTCCGGAGTGGCAAAAGTTATTGGAGAGCAAAAAGAAGACATAGCTCCTCAAGAAGATTTACTGGCCGACATGCTGAACAAGGTTGAGAGTATGTCCGAAGAACAGATAAAAGAGATGCTGAAGAAGAAAAACTAA
- a CDS encoding amino acid adenylation domain-containing protein: MDKKDERIDNLSPLKRALFALEEMKAKLKKIQREKSEPIAIIGMGSRFPGANNNDEYWQLLKNGVDAIDEVPQERWPIDSFYDASPGKSGKMITRYGGFIKQKADQFDPAFFGISPREAMKMDPQQRLLLEVTWEAFEHAGFSPKDMAKSRTGVYVGICSNDYGLIQKENQGFTGIDAYFGSGNAASIAANRISYLLDLQGPSFSVDTACSSSLVTVHLACQGLRNGETDMAVAGGVSVMLSPVASITFSQANMLAPGGRCRTFDASAEGYVRGEGCGMIVLKRLSDARRDNDNILAVIRGSAVNQDGKTNGLTAPNALSQQRVIKDALEFAKIKAEDIGYVEAHGTGTILGDPIEVQALNSVMDGRQKNDPCYIGSAKTNIGHLEGAAGIAGLIKTILILKNKQIPPHLHFNKINPHIPISEMPFEIPTKTIEWNVNGKKRIAGTSSFGFGGTNAHVILQEAPEKKIEQNGIDRPVHILCLSAKNKNALKNLAVRYADFATKNEDINIGDLCNTANKGRIQDEHRLAIKIHSHSELVEACNDFANGEENFLYRYAKLGKKSLPKKTFLFTGQGAQYPGMVKELYQSQPYFKAIVDECDEILKIWLDNSILDVIFKEEGDQIHETRYTQPALFVVEYALAKLWISWGIKPDFVTGHSIGEYVAAAIAGVFSLEDGLKLVALRGKLMFSLPQDGAMAAIFAGKEQVSKYLVGLENNVSVAGMNDPENTVISGKKEDIQSILEKLETDKTEFRKLKVSHAFHSPLMDPILEEFEQTAKEIEYNKPKIPLISNITGQLHTQAPDAAYWTSHIRQAVNFSKGIQTLDELGCKLFLETGPHPSLIGMARNTLPSPDIKWLPSLNRKETNWDILTESLAVLYTTGFDLDWKEFDAGFHRSKIELPTYPFQRERFWADPLDGQVVQTIANEVVVEEEEEETFDREPFLKLSSEEQSSVIQNKIISEVSLVLKISKSKIDLEKAVTQLGLDSIMAIELKNNIERKLNIELGLSVLISGPTINELLSIVLKEIQKGGTSETEVLEADESISSLSHGQYAMWFQHQLSESSIYNLVYAVRVPTALDTDKLQVAMSILVKRHESLRTNFIKVDGNAQLKIHEEGDPIFHVEDTSELNDADFQLKLKAEIDKPFNLEKDTLTRVILFKRPDGSQIFLYIAHHIISDMWSLAIFMHELNELYSASENPQLAEPGFTYAQFAKRMNQKLNGPFGERHLKFWQEKLSGELPILNFPTDKPRPAIQTYNGLTETISIDSKISDTLKQIADKNNTTLYSLLLAAFKTLLYRYSGQTDLIVGTPTTGRTSPEYAGVLGYFVNPVAIRSSIQDDISFNEYLEQIKTNVVEALDHQDYPFNLLVEKVKPRRDSSRSPVFQMMFVYQRAHILHESGMSAAAVSEGSGQMKLGDIVMESIAIDDRIVPFDMTLLMAELESGIGASLQYNTDLFTRDTVINFLDRFTLLLTQIAESPATRIGRFNLLSKTDEDQLINRWNKTERIYDSVAAVHRTFEKIAIENPDKAAVVFNNESLTYGALNEQANRIANKLIAEGVTADSIVAISAERSLDMIIGVMSILKSGAAYLPLDPNYPVDRIKFMIKDSGTKLLLTQKKLINKLPGNSCKKLFIEDLFVELKNQQIQNPGVELSPQNLAYVIYTSGSTGQPKGVMLTHDGLNNLVKAQIKEFRIDPGVRLLQFASLSFDAAASEIFTTLLSGATLYLVDQQILSSGTDLLGFIRQNRITTSTIPPSVLRVLPPENLSSLETVISAGEALTPESAERWSENRHMINAYGPTEGTICATCYHFENATNVSHISIGKAIDNTKLYILDSSMNLVPKGVPGELYIGGTGVARGYFKKPGLTARRFVPDPFSGIEGARLYQTGDLVRYLPDGNIEFLDRIDQQVKIRGFRIELGEIEESIKSLENIKDCVVLARGKNDKKLLAYVIPEKQETEIISDEIKFNLRKNLPDYMVPSFIIKLDKFPITGNGKIDKNALPNPEIEKTKFVKAGNETEKKLVDIWQEVLSLEQVGVNDNFFELGGHSLSIVQAQAKIKEVFEKEVNIVDMFRYPTISTFAKSMQNGTDLVKKAAKQSQDRAAKQREATKLAQQRIRNRKR; this comes from the coding sequence ATGGATAAAAAAGACGAAAGAATCGATAATTTATCTCCACTGAAACGTGCTCTGTTCGCGCTTGAAGAAATGAAAGCCAAGCTAAAAAAAATTCAGCGCGAAAAAAGTGAACCGATAGCCATTATCGGGATGGGCAGCCGCTTTCCCGGAGCAAATAATAATGATGAATATTGGCAGCTTTTAAAAAATGGCGTTGATGCGATCGATGAAGTACCGCAAGAACGCTGGCCAATTGATTCCTTTTATGATGCTTCTCCTGGAAAAAGCGGCAAAATGATTACCCGCTATGGCGGATTTATAAAACAAAAAGCCGATCAGTTTGACCCCGCATTTTTTGGTATTTCCCCGCGTGAAGCCATGAAAATGGACCCCCAGCAAAGATTATTATTGGAAGTTACTTGGGAAGCATTTGAGCATGCCGGATTTTCTCCGAAAGATATGGCAAAATCAAGGACAGGTGTTTATGTAGGTATTTGCTCAAATGATTATGGACTGATTCAAAAAGAAAACCAGGGTTTTACAGGTATTGATGCCTATTTTGGAAGCGGAAATGCTGCAAGTATAGCGGCAAACAGAATTTCGTATTTGTTAGATTTACAGGGACCCAGCTTTTCTGTTGATACTGCTTGTTCATCTTCACTGGTTACAGTGCACCTTGCTTGCCAGGGTTTGAGAAACGGCGAAACAGATATGGCTGTTGCCGGCGGTGTTTCAGTTATGCTCTCCCCTGTTGCCAGTATCACATTTTCACAAGCCAATATGCTTGCTCCCGGTGGACGCTGCCGTACTTTTGATGCTTCAGCTGAAGGGTATGTTCGTGGTGAAGGTTGCGGAATGATTGTACTTAAACGTCTTTCTGATGCGAGACGTGACAATGATAACATTCTTGCCGTAATTCGTGGTTCTGCGGTAAATCAGGATGGGAAGACAAATGGATTAACAGCTCCAAATGCTTTGTCTCAGCAACGCGTAATTAAAGATGCGTTGGAATTTGCAAAGATAAAAGCTGAAGATATTGGTTATGTTGAGGCGCATGGAACCGGAACAATTCTTGGCGATCCGATAGAAGTACAGGCGCTAAACAGTGTAATGGACGGGAGACAGAAAAACGATCCTTGTTACATCGGTTCTGCAAAAACAAATATTGGGCATCTTGAAGGTGCGGCTGGAATAGCAGGTTTAATCAAAACCATTTTAATTTTAAAAAATAAACAAATCCCGCCTCATTTGCATTTTAACAAAATAAACCCACATATCCCGATTTCCGAAATGCCATTTGAGATACCTACAAAAACCATTGAATGGAATGTGAATGGCAAAAAACGAATTGCAGGTACCAGCTCATTTGGGTTTGGCGGAACAAATGCACATGTTATTTTACAAGAAGCACCGGAAAAGAAAATTGAACAAAATGGTATTGATCGCCCTGTACACATTTTATGCCTTTCTGCAAAAAACAAAAATGCTTTAAAAAATCTTGCAGTGCGATATGCTGATTTTGCAACAAAAAATGAAGATATAAATATTGGTGACTTGTGCAATACAGCAAACAAAGGCCGGATTCAAGATGAGCATAGACTGGCAATAAAAATTCATTCCCATTCGGAATTGGTTGAAGCCTGTAATGACTTTGCCAACGGTGAAGAGAATTTTTTATACCGTTATGCAAAACTTGGCAAAAAATCACTCCCTAAAAAGACATTTTTATTTACCGGACAGGGTGCACAATATCCCGGAATGGTAAAAGAATTATATCAATCTCAACCCTATTTTAAAGCAATAGTAGATGAATGTGATGAAATCTTAAAAATTTGGTTAGACAACTCCATATTGGACGTCATCTTTAAAGAGGAAGGTGATCAAATTCATGAGACACGCTATACGCAACCCGCACTTTTTGTTGTTGAATACGCTCTTGCCAAGTTGTGGATTTCCTGGGGCATAAAGCCAGACTTTGTTACCGGACACAGTATTGGAGAATATGTTGCTGCCGCAATTGCCGGTGTGTTTAGCCTTGAGGATGGATTAAAGTTGGTCGCTTTACGTGGCAAGCTTATGTTTTCCTTACCGCAAGATGGTGCAATGGCTGCTATTTTTGCAGGAAAAGAACAAGTAAGTAAATATCTTGTTGGGCTCGAAAACAATGTTTCTGTTGCAGGCATGAACGATCCGGAAAATACAGTTATCTCAGGAAAAAAAGAAGATATACAATCTATTCTTGAAAAACTGGAAACGGATAAAACTGAATTTAGAAAACTCAAAGTCTCTCACGCTTTTCATTCTCCATTAATGGACCCGATTTTGGAAGAGTTTGAGCAAACGGCCAAAGAAATTGAATATAATAAGCCCAAAATCCCATTAATTTCCAACATAACGGGACAGTTACATACACAAGCCCCGGATGCTGCATATTGGACCAGCCATATCAGACAAGCAGTAAATTTTTCTAAAGGAATTCAAACCCTTGATGAACTTGGATGTAAATTATTTTTAGAAACCGGACCTCATCCTTCTTTGATTGGAATGGCTCGTAACACTCTTCCTTCTCCTGATATAAAATGGCTGCCCTCTTTAAACAGAAAAGAAACTAATTGGGATATTTTAACGGAAAGCCTTGCTGTATTGTACACAACTGGTTTTGATTTGGATTGGAAAGAATTTGATGCCGGATTTCACCGCTCAAAAATTGAATTACCTACTTATCCGTTCCAACGAGAACGTTTTTGGGCAGATCCGCTTGATGGGCAAGTAGTTCAAACAATTGCCAACGAAGTTGTTGTGGAAGAGGAAGAAGAGGAAACCTTTGATCGCGAACCATTTCTAAAACTGTCTTCTGAAGAACAAAGTTCGGTTATACAAAACAAAATCATATCTGAAGTATCTCTGGTATTAAAAATTTCCAAATCTAAAATTGATTTAGAAAAAGCTGTAACCCAATTAGGCCTGGATTCAATTATGGCCATTGAACTTAAAAACAATATAGAAAGAAAGTTGAATATTGAACTTGGGCTTTCTGTACTTATTAGCGGACCTACAATTAATGAACTTCTCTCCATTGTTTTGAAAGAAATTCAAAAAGGGGGCACGTCAGAGACTGAAGTATTGGAAGCTGATGAGTCCATATCATCCTTGTCCCATGGCCAATATGCAATGTGGTTCCAACATCAATTATCTGAATCCAGTATTTATAATCTCGTTTACGCAGTTAGAGTTCCGACTGCTTTGGATACAGATAAGCTGCAGGTTGCAATGTCCATACTGGTTAAAAGGCATGAATCGCTAAGAACAAATTTTATAAAAGTTGACGGGAATGCACAGTTAAAAATACACGAAGAAGGTGATCCCATTTTTCACGTTGAAGACACATCCGAATTAAACGATGCTGATTTTCAATTAAAACTTAAAGCAGAGATTGACAAACCTTTCAATCTTGAAAAAGATACTTTGACACGTGTAATTCTGTTTAAGCGACCAGATGGGAGCCAGATATTTCTATATATCGCACACCATATAATTTCTGATATGTGGTCTTTGGCAATTTTTATGCATGAATTGAATGAGCTTTATTCTGCATCAGAAAATCCACAATTAGCTGAACCCGGTTTTACGTATGCCCAATTTGCCAAACGAATGAACCAAAAATTGAATGGCCCTTTTGGCGAACGTCATTTAAAATTCTGGCAGGAAAAGTTATCTGGCGAATTACCAATCCTGAACTTCCCTACAGACAAACCCCGTCCGGCCATCCAGACATATAACGGGTTAACTGAGACAATTAGTATAGATTCTAAAATTTCGGACACACTTAAACAAATTGCCGATAAAAATAATACAACTCTTTATTCGTTGTTGCTTGCTGCTTTTAAAACTCTGCTCTACCGCTATAGCGGACAAACAGATTTAATAGTTGGTACGCCAACTACCGGACGCACCAGTCCCGAATATGCGGGAGTTTTGGGGTATTTTGTAAATCCTGTTGCAATCCGCAGTTCAATCCAGGATGATATTTCTTTTAACGAATATCTGGAGCAAATTAAAACCAATGTGGTTGAGGCGCTTGATCATCAGGATTACCCTTTTAATCTGCTTGTTGAAAAAGTAAAGCCCCGGCGCGACTCCAGCCGTTCCCCTGTTTTCCAAATGATGTTTGTTTATCAGCGTGCGCATATTTTACATGAAAGCGGTATGTCTGCTGCAGCTGTTTCGGAAGGAAGCGGGCAAATGAAACTTGGCGATATCGTGATGGAATCAATCGCCATTGATGACCGCATTGTTCCATTTGATATGACTCTGCTTATGGCCGAGCTGGAAAGTGGCATTGGAGCCTCGCTTCAATATAACACAGATTTATTTACCCGTGATACGGTCATAAACTTCCTTGATCGCTTTACGCTTTTACTAACCCAGATAGCTGAATCACCAGCTACGCGAATCGGCCGTTTTAACCTGCTTTCCAAAACTGATGAAGACCAGCTTATAAACCGTTGGAATAAAACTGAACGTATTTATGATTCTGTTGCCGCGGTTCACCGGACTTTTGAGAAAATTGCTATTGAAAATCCGGACAAAGCAGCAGTTGTGTTCAACAATGAATCTTTGACTTACGGCGCTTTAAATGAGCAAGCAAACAGGATTGCAAATAAATTAATTGCTGAAGGCGTTACTGCTGATTCAATCGTTGCAATCAGTGCTGAACGTTCTCTGGATATGATTATTGGTGTAATGTCGATTCTAAAATCCGGTGCAGCCTATTTGCCATTAGACCCGAATTATCCGGTTGACCGTATTAAATTCATGATTAAAGATTCCGGGACAAAACTTTTATTGACACAGAAAAAACTGATTAACAAACTTCCGGGAAACTCATGTAAAAAATTATTTATTGAGGACCTTTTTGTAGAACTTAAGAATCAGCAAATTCAAAATCCCGGTGTAGAATTAAGTCCTCAAAACCTGGCATATGTAATTTATACATCTGGTTCTACCGGACAACCTAAAGGCGTTATGCTAACTCACGACGGCTTGAATAACCTGGTTAAGGCACAAATAAAAGAATTCAGGATTGATCCGGGTGTTCGGTTATTGCAGTTTGCATCACTAAGTTTTGATGCCGCTGCTTCCGAAATATTTACTACCTTGCTGAGCGGGGCAACACTCTATCTTGTCGATCAGCAAATTCTTTCATCCGGGACAGATCTACTTGGATTTATTCGTCAAAATAGAATTACAACTTCAACAATCCCGCCTTCCGTATTAAGGGTCTTGCCACCAGAGAATCTTTCTTCACTGGAAACAGTCATTTCAGCCGGTGAAGCATTAACACCGGAAAGTGCTGAACGTTGGTCTGAAAACAGACATATGATAAACGCTTATGGCCCTACTGAAGGAACGATTTGCGCCACATGTTATCATTTTGAAAACGCGACAAACGTTTCACATATCTCAATTGGCAAAGCTATTGATAATACAAAACTTTATATCCTGGATAGTTCAATGAACCTTGTCCCCAAAGGTGTTCCCGGAGAATTATATATCGGCGGAACAGGCGTAGCGCGAGGATATTTTAAAAAGCCCGGACTTACTGCAAGAAGATTTGTGCCCGATCCATTTTCCGGAATTGAGGGTGCGAGATTATACCAAACTGGTGACCTGGTACGATATTTACCTGACGGGAATATTGAGTTTTTGGACAGAATTGATCAACAGGTAAAAATACGTGGTTTTCGCATTGAACTTGGTGAGATTGAAGAATCAATAAAATCATTGGAAAACATAAAAGATTGTGTTGTCCTTGCACGTGGAAAAAATGATAAAAAACTACTTGCCTACGTTATCCCGGAAAAGCAGGAAACGGAGATCATTTCTGATGAAATAAAATTTAATTTAAGAAAGAACCTACCCGATTATATGGTTCCTTCTTTTATTATTAAGTTGGACAAATTCCCTATAACCGGCAATGGCAAAATTGACAAAAATGCTTTACCAAATCCTGAAATTGAAAAAACCAAGTTTGTAAAAGCCGGAAACGAGACAGAAAAGAAATTAGTTGATATCTGGCAGGAAGTATTAAGCCTTGAACAAGTTGGCGTAAACGATAATTTCTTTGAGTTAGGCGGGCACTCCCTGAGTATTGTACAAGCCCAGGCAAAAATTAAAGAAGTTTTTGAAAAAGAAGTAAATATTGTTGATATGTTCCGATACCCAACAATCAGTACTTTCGCTAAATCCATGCAAAATGGTACAGACCTTGTAAAAAAAGCTGCAAAGCAATCACAGGATCGGGCTGCAAAGCAAAGAGAAGCTACAAAATTGGCCCAACAACGGATAAGGAACCGAAAAAGATAA